The following is a genomic window from Neurospora crassa OR74A linkage group III, whole genome shotgun sequence.
CTACGGCCACGAACACTAGAGACGTggcgccaccgccgccgaaaCTTCCGCCACGGTCGTCTCCTCAGCCTAAGGGGCCCATCATGGGTGATCTAATTGATCTATCGGATGACCCCCCTCAACAGCCTGCTTATGACCCTCGAACAAGCAGTCTCAACGCCATGCATGCCAGTAGATCAACAGGTGACATACCGCAAAGGAAAGGCCCACCACCACGTCCTGCCAAACCCACAGCACTACGCAGCTCGCCAGCAGAGATCAATACCGGCGGTGCTCCTCCCCCTCTGCCACCAAAGCCCCGCGAATCTCCCCGTCCAAACACTTCGCATCAGAACTCCTCAGCATCAGCGTCAGCGCCCGGGTCAGGATCAGGATCCAGAGGTCccgcccctccccctccaccaccccgtCGCACCAGCACCGTCAACCTTTCCCAATCCCAGTCACGACAATCCCAACAAccacccctccccccacctCGCCGCGTCCAGaccaccaactcctcctcctacgaTTCCGACACTGACGAATGGggtcttccccttccccttgaGAATCGCACTTTGGGAAGTGGCAATGGTGGTCGCTCCAACACCTTCCTCCCCGTCCGGCCCGCTACTTCTTACGACACCATGAACGGGGTCAACGGCGCGTCTGTGTATGCCACTAATAACTCCGCTTCAGGAGGAGGTGCGAACTCGCCGGTGAACAAAAAGTTGGAGATTTGGCTGAGACGATTGGCAGAGGCACATGAGCTGTTGGAAAAGCAGGGGGTCAAGTTGTATACGTGGAGAGAGGGGAGGGATGTGGTGGCGGAAGCGGAGGGGATTGTCAGGGAAGCGATGAGGGGGTTTAACCAAGGggtgggagggaggaggtcaTAGTGTGATGGCTGTGTTGATGGCCCTGGAGATGTTgttgaggtggaggaggttatCTGGGATGCGGATTTGTATGTTTATGGGGATGGGAAACGAAGTGATAGGGGTGGGAAGTGGTATGGTTTGAGGTCTTATAAGTATACCCATCGCGATAGTAAGGACCggaggagggcaaggtgGTCTACGGGTATTGTGGGAAATATGTTAGGCCGTTGAGGGCAAAGCACAGAGGGATCATCGTGGAATGATGGGCGAAGCATCGAAGAGATTGGTATATATTGGTAATATATAGACAAACCTTTTATTCTTAAAAGCGGGTGAAGAAAGCTGCTTTGCGATCACTCTTTGAAGTCATTCAACACCCAAGCAACTACTTCATACTTGCGACTAtcctttgtttactttgtcAGGGCTTCCGGCCGGTGCAAGCCGCGCACCGTACGTCGTCCGGAACCTCGGCGCCGGCCCCAGCAATTAGATCCCGGCCTTGCGTGGACCCCGGCAATCACAAGCGGAATAGACGCCGCGCTATCCCCGCTTTCCCCCGCAGACCCAGATATTTCCGCCGAATGCCGAGATGGTGTCATGGAATGATTGGAACGATGGCAACTCGGCAGGGACACCGTGTTGATCGCGGCTCAGGATATAGGTCGGATTTCTTTGGCATTTTATATAAGAGGCAGTAATACCTTATCTTCATTTGTCGGTGACCAACCACAAACAAACCAGGCCTGAAGACCACAGCGCTACATCGCAGACGGACGACGACATCCATTCTTCGGCTTACACACGTCTTACAAACACTTCAAGTGCGTCACCGATCGAAACCCTTGTTCTTACTTCCCATTACCAATCCGTTGATCGTCAacccctcctcgtcatcgagcACTCGCCTTTTTACCCCCACGAGAATCCTTCCCCATCCGGCATTCATGCCGACCTCCAAGGTTCTCACATCAGCAACCAACTTTATCAAACCTTGGACTCTATCAAAACTTCATCATAAACACTTTCCAGGCCTCACTTCACTCTTCACCAAATTTTCAAGGTCCAAGTCAACCCACGGATTCACAAACCCCGCCAAAATGTCCACCGAACCATCCGCCGCCGAAAAGAGCGCCGCCTTCGAGAAGGTCCTCAAGCGCAACCCTCACGGCGACTTCAAAGCCGTCGAAGCCTCTCGGCCCGCGTTCGACCCCTCTCCCAAATTCACCTACTTCCAAACCCCCCAACCAGACTGGGCTTACGGCTCGGGCGCCAACTCTCTTGCTGCTTCTGCCTCTgccgagaccaagaagaaggacgagcaGCAGCACATCGTCGTCGACCCCTACACCGAAGGCCGCCCGCCCGCATTCAACTACAAACTGCTCATCTCCGCCATCGTCCCCCGCCCCATTGCCTTGGTGTCCACCCGCTCTGCCGACGGCACGACCGAAAACCTGGCTCCCTTTTCGTACTTCCAAGTCATCTCGCACGACCCGCCCCTCTTCACCTTGGGCTTCGCCTCGCCGCTCACCCCGGCCTCGCGCGCCAAGGACTCGTTGCGCATCCTGCACGAGACGGGCGAGTGCGTCATCAATCTGATGTCCACCCCGTTCCTCGAGGCAGCTAATTCGTGCAGCACCAACGCCCCCTTGGGCGTGTCGGAGTGGGTGATTAGCGGGCTGACGCCCGTGTATGATACGCAGACGGTGAAGGCTGCAAGAGCAAAGGAGGCCGTGTTTGCGGTGGAGTGCAAGTTGGTGCATGTCAAGGAGTTTGAGTCCCGCTCGAAGCCGGGGGAGACGGGGTCgacgctggtggtggtggaggggacCAAGTTCTGGATTAAGGAGGGGGCGGTGAATGAGGAGTTGAATCAGATGGATCTAGATGTGTATAAGCCTGTGTCTAGGTTGGGAGGGATTACGTATGGGTTGGTTAGGGAGGGTCTGGAGATTCCGAGACCGGATTTTGAGAAGGATATTGGGGGTATGGAGGGGTATGAGAAGCTTAAGAAGGCAagggaggaaaggaaggagaaggagtaaTGGGGGCTGGTTTTTGCGGGTCTCTGATGAGATTTTCAAGTCCTATAGAGAGCGAGCGAGTCTGTGATAGAAAATAGAATAGAACAGCGAGATCGGCAGGTGGATATCAAGCAATGGATGATGGACATTTCACGTTCAGATTACATCGATCAGAAGACCCCTGAGAAGAAACGGACAAGAAGGCGCAGTATACAGCAAGAAGCGTTGGAGGTCTGATACACATTCATACGACTTGCGACGCGTGAACAATAGGAAAGGGAAAATGATCGGTAGAATACTTGATGAGCTTTTGCCTCAACTTCACATGAAACTGTGATGGCACATGCCAGCGCTTGTCAGTTCCTTGTGTGCTTCCATCTGACCTGGGGTCTTCCATCCCATCGCGCACTTGTATATTTGAACTCCGTCCCATCTTCCCACGTGTCTCTCTGGGCCCCCTCTATTTTGTATATCTTGGATACTTGGTGCTTTCCGTCAGATCTTTCGTGCAAGAGCCTTCAGTCATGTCCTTCACATGTGCGTCTCATTGGTCAGGCGGGCTCCGCACTGCTGGTAATATAATGTATCATACAATCGATATCTCTGGCTCGGTATAGACCAAGGAGATCCATTCCAATTTCTTGCGATTGGGCTTAGGCAGATAAGAATGCTCCTACCAGTACCTTGAAATCAGATGCTAGTTACCTGGAACATAGCCTCTACACTTGCTACACTAGGTAGCCTCTCGACATCATTCCTAGTTTCGGACCATCATGACATGATATTGACCTGTCGTGTGATACCAATTCCGTGACCAATGGCCACTTCTTTGCGAAATCAAGAGGTATTCTACATTTCCATTGATGGGAGGGTCGCACAGCATAACCCAAAGACCGGTCGGGCCATTCGAGCACCACATTCCGAGTTTGTACAAAGACGAAGGACAGCTGGCCTAGTGGTTAGCATGATGCTGTTCTGGAATCCTGATAGGAGGCAAGAATGTGTTCAGCTGAATCGAAAGTTCTCTGGCCAAAGGTAGAGGAAGCCGTGGCCGCTGTTGTCTTGCGGGGAAACGCTACCTTCTTAGAGATAAAATGACAAAGAGGGTGTGAGAACTTGGCGACTCGCAGACGACGGGAAGTCGACGACCACGACCGACGGCAACTCCGTCGCACAGTGAACAACGGATGAAGAAGCTCCGACTCGCCTCGCGTTCGGCAACACTTGCGATATTCTTCCGTACGCACGGCACGGCACGGCGAGCCCGCGGGTTCGGGAGGCTTGTAAGCATGTCCAACACCGGAAAGATTTTATGTGAGCTCACGTCGAACGTGAAATTGAACCGTCCATACAATGTGTTTGCCTAGGTCCCGGCCTTCTTCCGGCGTCACAAAGGTCGCTCATGTGTCCAAGGAACAGGACCATGTTGCCGTCAGAGTGGGCGGGTTTGCTGCCGAGTACTAGATCTGGGGAACCCCGGATTGTTTGAGAGATCCAATGGATTGATAGATCTGATTTGACAGGCAGGACAAGGCGAGCATGGTATGTTGCTTGGTTGCTCCCACGTGCTTTTTTGCTGATGCGCTCCACTGTAGTGATGTAGTCTGATGTCGGCATCTTGGAAATGGAGACTTTGATGATAATGGGAATTTGTCAAGGGAAGATATCATCGCAAACTTTATGGATACCTACGAACGATTGTTGGTAAAGTTGAAATTGCAGAGGAGTCCAAGGTCGGGTCCTCGAGGTGACACCCCCACTAATCGAAGATCCCTTCAGCGCTTTGACACCCAACTGAAGCACAGTGCCTCTGACGGGATTGAATGCTTTCCCTTCCACTCATGTTCCACAACCAGAATTCACTCACAATCTCTCTCCACTTTCACACTTCCAGGTTCCAattccatcaccaacctcgaCGGGACCCCCTTAACTTTTTCCTCTTTGTCCCATATCACGATATTTGACCATCACCCTCATACACGACGAAAAGGCTTGAGTCCCGCTTAcggattgttgttgttgtaccACTCACAATCAAACACCCAAGTCTGTGTTACGGACGTACAGAGGGTGTCACCTCCAAAGCCTcgctacactacctacctacctagctagctAGCGCATTTCCCCAACCTCCATAAGCCGAGCAAGATAGGGCTTCGCGTCTATCATTCAAAGGGACAACAACCCCGTAATTCGATGGGTTGACCAGAGCATCTTGGCCATTTGCCATCAAGGGACTGATATTCTCAACAACAAGCGAAACCATTGACGAATTGCGCATTCCCTTTGACCGGCTTATCCACGAGGCGCATCTGCTTTCATATCGATCCCATCTCATTCATCATCAATCAGGTCGCAAAGCCAAGACCCCGCCCGCTCCAAGTTCTCCGACACAAAACAAGCATCAAGACTCCACTctcaccaacaccaaaaaCCATATTTTGTTCATCGGCTCATTCGCCCAGCCTTTGAGAAGAAATCCATCTTTGTGGTCatgggaggcggcggcggcgccaaTGGTGACGACCCCGGCGaggccaacaacaccaacaccagcgGCCAACAAGAATCTCCTCCCCCGGCACCGGCTTTGCAAGTCATCGTTCTGGTGAGTGACAGGAATATCAAGACCTAGTCTACACTGCACATCCCAATCCAAGTCCGTCTCATGCTCCCTTCACCATCATACCCATTCCTCAGCATCATCCTCAACCGCTTAGAACGCCATCAACCGTCTGTCTCATCTCTAGCCGGAGAGAAGAGTCCGCGACAGGTCGAATGCCTGTGCGCTTTCTTTGTGAAATCGAGCAGCCGTAGTTCGATCTGCCTCGACCACCGCCCCTTCATTCATATTCCTTTGTTCAATGTCTCGGCTCGGAAAACAATGGGATCCTGTCACCCCCACCACCCACAAAGCGCGAATATGCCACGGCTAGGGCACCATTCGAGACGTTTTCGACATGTCAACTTTCAATGTTCTGGGGCACGTGGGAATCCCTTCCCATGGGACTCGTAATCCCGGCAGAACAAGGCACCGATATGCATAAACAAACAATTTCTTGGGGACCAACTTTTAGCTAACAAAGCTTACCAGGGCTCTGGTGGAGGACCTCTCGAGTCCAATGTCACGGCCTTTCTTGTACGCCCAATAGCTGCGGGCTGGAGGAGAGGGTCAGTCATTGCCGTGGATGCAGGCGTACATCTCAGTGCCATCGAGCAGATTTTGGCAAAGACTCAACCAGCCACCCttggcgaggatgaagaacaCGCTTTACCATACACCCTCAAAACAGGGCCCTTTGCCGGGCTTCAGGTTCCTATGGCTACATCGTCTGCCAATGCATCTTTCATTCACCGGACCCTGATCGACACGTACCTAATAACACACCCTCATCTCGATCACATCTCCGGCTTCGTAATCAACACAGCAGGTCTGGGTAGTTCAAGACCCAAGAAACTCGCCGGCCTACCCAACACGATAGCAGCCTTCAAGACTCACAttttcaacaacatcatctggCCCAACCTGAGTGATGAGAACAACGGAGTGGGGTTGGTGACGTATACGCGCTTGGTAGAGGGTGGCTCACCAGCGCTGGGAGAGGGGGACTCCAAGGGCTATCTTGAGATCACTGACGACCTCGCAGTCAAGGTTTGGGCTGTCAGTCATGGTCATTGCTATGAGAGGCACAGCCATCGTGGCAGCGGAAGCGTCACGCGCCCGGGAAGCTTCGATGCTTCCTCCATGGGAGCAACGCCGATGAGTGTAATGAGCCCGCCCATGTCCCACCTGGGGCCCCGTGGGCTTGCTCATCACAACAGCATATCGGCAGCTAATAACAGTCTGGCCGCGTTgcttcaacaacagcagcaaagaGACCAGGATCGAATGTCTATTCACCAAGGAAATCtgttcggcggcggcggtcgcAGCAGCTCCATCTCAGGTCTCGGTGGCGGACACGCAACAGATGAATCAGTATGTGTTTACGACAGCTCGGCCTACTTCATCCGCGATGTGACCACTGGCAGGGAGATTATCATCTTTGGTGACGTTGAGCCAGACTCCGTCAGTTTGTCACCACGGAACCGGAACATCTGGCGAGAGGCCGCTCCCAAGATAGCCAGTGGGAAGCTCACTGCAATTTTCATCGAATGCAGCTTTGACGATTCCCAGACGGATGATCGTCTGTTCGGGCATCTCACACCAAGGTACATCATGGAGGAATTGACCGCCTTGGCTGAGGAGGTAACAGCCGCGAGGATGGACATCCTACGCAGAAAGTACGAAACGGAACACGGTATCAAGCGCCAGTCAACCTCTCGACCTGGCCCCATGGGACGGAGCTACTCCGACTACGGAAGCGTCGGCAGTGATAAGAAACGCAAACgccaagaggaggacgaccgCAACACCCGACGAAGGACGATAACATCCCAGGCGCGAGCAGCCAGTGCGCACCCGGGATTCAGAACCAGGAGAGAACCATCGACAGCAGCGGGGGCAGGAGCAGAAAAAAGCCAACAGCCACATTCATCACAGCAACAAGACCCTCGGCAACCCACCGAAGATTCCATCTCCCCCAAATCCCGCAAGCGCTACGAAAACCGCCACAGCTCAGCCTCCGCGCAAGCagccgccgcagcagcaagcacTACCTCGTTGTATGAAAATGACGGTGTCAATCCGCGTAACCCAACCGGCTTCAGAATCGACACGCCTCACCTAGCCACTCCCACGGGCGAGATGTCCCTCGACGACTTCCAGCAGCGCGCCACGaccaaccaccaaccaccatTCAACGCTGccctccaacaacatcaaaTGGGCATTTCCCGACCCGAACTCCCCCACTTCCACCTCTCCGAGCCTACCTCGCCTTACGGCTCCCCGTCGCCATCCAACGCAATGTCCacctttcccccctcccgcccccagcaacaccagcagCCGTACACTTCTCCCAACTCAACCACCCCagtgtcaacaacaacgcctcttcttcgtcgtcgtcaggAGGTGGGTCAGGGTCAGGGTCAGGAGGCCCCGTGTCTTCATCCGCCGCATCCAACGTAACTCCTGCCACCTCCATGTCGCTCTACCTCAACGGCAACACGCGCGACATGATGGACGTGGACTCCCACGCCGACGTGGACGTCAACGCGGAGCTGGCGCGGCAGTTGCCCAAGCAGCCGCTCAAGGGACTGAAAGTGGTGATTATCCATGTCAAGGATCGCATGGTGGACGGGCCGGGCGCGGGCGAGGTGATTTTGGAGCAGCTGGTGGAACATGAGGAGGAAGTCAGGTTGGGGGTCGAGTGGGTTATGAGTTTTGCGGGGCAGGAGGTTTTTGTgtagggaaggagagggTGAATCGGGGGAGATAGCATGGGGATTTTTTTTCATCCTCGTAAGGGGAGgctttaggtatatatatatttatctatGCAAGGGTCATATATAGTGGACAAAGGGTTGTCggtattttttttcttgttcgaTTCTTTAGCGATGTGTTGCTATTGTATAGTACGTTATATCAGTTTGGGGCTTCTATCGTGTcttcattttcttcttctctcttataattaaggcGGTGAGGTGTGAAAGAGTACCTGGGAAACTGTGTTGAAAGGCATGTTCGGTAGCCAAAAGTGTATATTACACAATATGATCACAGCATGCGCATGAAGTAAATATCAAGGGGAGAAAACATAGGTTTGGAAAATGAAAACCATGACTCCGTGGCTCTGTGAATGTTTGATATTCAATGCTTAAAGTTCAGTGTCCGTTGTTCAAGGTGACCAGCACCGAAATCTGTCATTGCAATGTATATGCGGagtgtacctaggtatctatCTATGTCCATATccaacttcttctctttATCTATCCTATTATATCTCGTCTTACGCTCTAATATAGCGTATAGATAATGCCCTTTTCATAACCGTAATCCAAGAAATTCGTGATTTGCTTTGTTGGACACTTGTGGTACATATCAAAAGATAAACGGCGTACAGAGGAAATTGATGCTCTGCAAAGTGCGACGATGAGCTGTTCGGCAACGCACCGTCGAAATGATTTTCACTCGTCTTTGTCTTTTCCGCGAAGGAGTACGTACTCCAATCGAAGGCAAGCCGGCATCGAACGACCGAAGGTAGCAAGCAAAGAAGGACAAAGAAGGACTTACCTAAGCAAAGCCTCTCTCGACCCTTCATGCACACTCATATACAAAAGTAACTCACGGAtcactcctccacctcctctttccCGTGCCCCCATCCAACtgcgccttcttctccgtcttctccgCATACGCAGCCAACAGCCCCTGATGGTACGGCGTCATCCTGCTCACCCTCTCCTGGAGCACCGCTCCCCAGTCTTCGGGCCTCCAGTTCTGCAACAATACAGGCGAGATGGCCTGCAAGGTCGCCTGGGGCGCATGGCTGATCACGTCTTGTTGGAGGTGCTCGGGGAGCTGGTTCAGCTGCTGCCCGATAAACGTGGCGCGCGAGCGGGTAAGGGGAGACTCGCCGGCTGTGCCGAGTTGCTCGTTGAGGTCGTGAACGATGATTTGGGAGGCGCGGCGGGTGCTGCGGCGCGGAGTGGTGgatgacggtggtggtgggcccATGGAACCTGGAGTGTGatggttttggttttgggtGCGTGACTTTTTGGAGCCTGGAGTTTCATGGtattcttcatcttcttcgtcgtcgccaGTAGCAGCGCTGTTACGTTTCCTTTTGGGAGTTGAAGGGCCTGCTGCACGTGTTCCAGTTTGGGTTTTGTTGCCAGCCGCCCGCGACGCTGGCTTCGCCTCATCTTTAGCACGATGGAACTGCTCAAGATCCCCTCTGTGATTGTCAATCGTGTTGCCCGTCACGTTCCTGTTCACGCGGTTTCTTGCGCGCGCGGGGACCTCCTCGGCAATATGTTTGTCTGTCAG
Proteins encoded in this region:
- a CDS encoding flavoprotein oxygenase, with the translated sequence MPTSKVLTSATNFIKPWTLSKLHHKHFPGLTSLFTKFSRSKSTHGFTNPAKMSTEPSAAEKSAAFEKVLKRNPHGDFKAVEASRPAFDPSPKFTYFQTPQPDWAYGSGANSLAASASAETKKKDEQQHIVVDPYTEGRPPAFNYKLLISAIVPRPIALVSTRSADGTTENLAPFSYFQVISHDPPLFTLGFASPLTPASRAKDSLRILHETGECVINLMSTPFLEAANSCSTNAPLGVSEWVISGLTPVYDTQTVKAARAKEAVFAVECKLVHVKEFESRSKPGETGSTLVVVEGTKFWIKEGAVNEELNQMDLDVYKPVSRLGGITYGLVREGLEIPRPDFEKDIGGMEGYEKLKKAREERKEKE
- a CDS encoding cAMP-specific phosphodiesterase gives rise to the protein MGGGGGANGDDPGEANNTNTSGQQESPPPAPALQVIVLGSGGGPLESNVTAFLVRPIAAGWRRGSVIAVDAGVHLSAIEQILAKTQPATLGEDEEHALPYTLKTGPFAGLQVPMATSSANASFIHRTLIDTYLITHPHLDHISGFVINTAGLGSSRPKKLAGLPNTIAAFKTHIFNNIIWPNLSDENNGVGLVTYTRLVEGGSPALGEGDSKGYLEITDDLAVKVWAVSHGHCYERHSHRGSGSVTRPGSFDASSMGATPMSVMSPPMSHLGPRGLAHHNSISAANNSLAALLQQQQQRDQDRMSIHQGNLFGGGGRSSSISGLGGGHATDESVCVYDSSAYFIRDVTTGREIIIFGDVEPDSVSLSPRNRNIWREAAPKIASGKLTAIFIECSFDDSQTDDRLFGHLTPRYIMEELTALAEEVTAARMDILRRKYETEHGIKRQSTSRPGPMGRSYSDYGSVGSDKKRKRQEEDDRNTRRRTITSQARAASAHPGFRTRREPSTAAGAGAEKSQQPHSSQQQDPRQPTEDSISPKSRKRYENRHSSASAQAAAAAASTTSLYENDGVNPRNPTGFRIDTPHLATPTGEMSLDDFQQRATTNHQPPFNAALQQHQMGISRPELPHFHLSEPTSPYGSPSPSNAMSTFPPSRPQQHQQPYTSPNSTTPVSTTTPLLRRRQEVGQGQGQEAPCLHPPHPT